Sequence from the Zeugodacus cucurbitae isolate PBARC_wt_2022May chromosome 5, idZeuCucr1.2, whole genome shotgun sequence genome:
atctgtttgcatcccaaacttattctcagctgaaaatgtcactttttcagCCGGATACATGACATTTGCGGCAaattttgcctttttttaattccaagaaaagtgcggctgatgCTCATCGAATGCTCTCGGATgtaacggcggaagcaaagttgtagacctaatattgtAATCTAAGctttcccaatttttttttaaatcatttatgtTAAATTCTCTTCTTCTGTACGATTTTTTTCACTCACTCTGTTATGAACTTGTTTTCGCGTGTTCAAGTGTTTGCAGCATTAAACGAATTACGTGAATGGGCAAGTTGCAGTTGCgtgcctacatatatatattccgcacatacaatatataacaacatcaataaaaaccaattaaaacatgtacacacacatatgtgtgaATATTTATGAAGTGGCGAgttatttactacatttttatcTCCTTTAAATGACATTAAAAGCAATTATGACCACCAAAAGTACACaagggtatatacatatatacatacacagggAGGAACGTATAGAAGCTGAAGAAGAGTTACTAAGAGTCCCGTAAGTCATTTAAAAACGAATTACGGTTATATATCCATATACTTGTGTATAAACATCTCAATAAATAGATGTGTGACTATTCACAGAAACTTGTCTGTACGCGTGTAAAACAGAATTTAAATCATAGACACATATCGAaacacttatacacacatatcATCCCATCTACACTCCGCCTTCTGCAAAGTTTACTTACCACAGAGCAGGAAATGGCATGAGTACggttcattttataaaatagttttattgccaacaaccataaatataataacaacaataagaaaaacaatgaaaatattaacaaaaaatcgaGTTTAGATATTAGACACTTTATTTGTTCCGCACTCACCTTTTAGCTTTGCACTCACACTAACCAATTATTCAAACGAGTATTCACTTCGTAATTTCTGGTTTTTTCAAACTTAGGATCTTTATTCAacagattttaaattaataggCAATTAGTACAATTATGAGGAGGGATGGAATAAAATTGCGATTTAGAACAGCGTCGCGTGACAACTTGTACTCGACGGCGTATCGAAAAGAAGGGGCGAGATCTCCTGTTGCGATCCCTTTTGTATGAGATTGTGTGGCCGGTGTGGTGTCCTCGTGTGTGCTGTTATCGgtttgatgtatgtgtgtgtattggtgtaTCGATGTGTAGTATTGATTTGTAGAGCGCTCTTGAGTGTTGTGGATGGTAAGTGGTGATGTGGTGAGTGTGCTGAATGTAGCGTGTTAGTGATGTGTATTTGCATGTGGAAATGGTGTGTGTCCAGGGTGATTAGAGCTTCtcaggtgttggtgttggtgttggtatgGTGTTTACGTGTAATGTGTTGTCTTGTTAGCCGATTGAGACTCATTTAGCcagatatattaaaaaataaatgcaattagtgaaatgaaaatgcatGGAAAAGTTGCAAACTAATTTGCAAAGCTACGgggaaaaaagtattaaaagcatataaaaacaagaagaacaaatgtaaaaatatgtgaaaacaaatttcaaaacttttctacTCTTTTAATAGAAAGAGATGGGTCGTAGAGATTTAAGTTCATCAAAGTGTCGAAAGTGACTTAACCCACATACACCTGATGAACGGAAGACGCTCAATTATATATATCATTTTAATAGAGTACAAAATATGATACATTAGGGTgggtcaattttatatttttatttgatattattagCTTCAGACACgacaaatagtaaaataatttaatatattcatttatatattttgttttccaaAGCGCATAGagtatattacatttttaagaattcagttcagtttttaagataatttaaataataaaaggtataataaaagtaaatatttttacattttatgctGACTtcatgaatataaaaatagtatgtCACTCTATAAACCCTTTGGcatcaaattttctatttggtATGCCATTTCATTTGTAGTGAGAAACTACATTTTGTATTCCATATAAAGATAAACTAtagcggtatataatattttttagctatAAACCTGTTGAGAATTCCAAGCATGCATGAGAATGGAactaacaaattaatttaatttaattactgttATCGAAAAAGTtcatataatacacaaatttgtaaatttggAAAACCTTTTTCATATAAACTTCTTTAGAATTCCAAGCATGAGTGGATATTAAATGAAAACGTATTATTACAACTTATGTGgacaatattattcaatattacaacgttgaaaatatatattagcttTCTGGGTACCTTTTGAACCTTCAAAGTCTCTATTTGAAGGCACAAACTGAATTCAATTCTACGTTGCAGGAGAAAAgtcaattatgaaaaatatggtcggaaaccGTGCGATAGATAAACTTTAAAATCATAGTTTATGGATCGTTATTTAGGTATAAAAAGTTCTCAAGAATCGATTACCGTGGCATTAATTTTAGGAAGCTATTGGTATCCTGCTATATAATTCTTCCCAGACGAAGATTGAGAATTTGTGAACATCTCTAGGGCTAGGGATTTACTAGcagaaatcaaatataatttgtCAATCGATCTCAAGACTTTTTGTATATTATGTTTAGTACTGAGTTGGATTAAAAAGGATCTTGCTTAAAGTATTGTCTTTTATCTGTAATTATTAGTTACATGGTATTTCACTCTCCGTTATCCAGGTCGAATGCGGTGGTAAATCAATATTGATAACAAGCCACAAAAAACTAAGGTTAACATATTTCGGATTCGATAGGCCTTTAAGATATTCGACGTAAGCAGAAGCGGCGACTTCCcatgaaatattttcacatttaaacACACCACACCATCTTGTCCttcacttaaaaattattatctaAAACATAGCATGTAATGAAATGTATTCCGTTGAAGTCGGAGCAAatgaattaaaagcaaatacttTTATAGACTTTTGTAGCCGTGAACTTTGGGTGGCGCACAGACAGTGCAAATGCCTGAGGTGAAGCGGTTAAAAGAAAGAGAACAATTAATTACAAAAGGCGTGACCTTTTACACAGCGCGAAATAAATTAGTAATTGAGAGTGGGTAGTCAGTGGGTAGTAATCACTCTGATTGTGGGAAGGAGTAAAAGCAGAAAAGTGTActttaaacaattaatatatttgaaatttttatttgataaattaaaatattttaataaataattacaaaaaaaaattctacaaaaaaatttaaaattttattattttatttttttacagacATTCAAAGGCAGACTTTTGAAATTCGACTAACAAGTGATACATCGTCtttgagaaaaataattatatgattaATAAAGAATAATGTGAGCTGAAATTTCTGAAAACCTTTCAAATGCATTGAAATGCGTTGCTCATACGCCCGACCCAACCAGCGGTATACATATGATAAATTACCAACAGCAGCGAAGgcataaaaactacaaaaagtgATTGAGTGTTATCTATATTGGCTATAGGCCACAGCATACACCTGTAATACCAGTTCAAAGAGTGATTGCAAATTATTCAAGTGATTATTTAAGCGCAACAGCGCCAACTAATTAAATGAAGCTAATTTGTGCAAGTGCGGAAAGTGTGGCTTAaacgtaattaaataaaaataggtgcataaaaaatacaaaaaacaaattttatacgaaacaacaataacaacaaacagtttAAACGTCTAGCAATCGACAGCATGACCGAGAACCATGATAAACACGCCGCCAGCAGTGGCGACAGCACAGAAATTGCCATCAGTCACAATAACAACGCACAAGGCCAGAGCACAACTGTCGGCGGCGATGGCAACAACATCAAACCGAAGGATAAGAAAAATGACAGCGAAACGACAGTCGCGCTGGCGGATACGCAACATGAAGGTGAAAAGGATAAAGCGCCGCATGACAGGTGAGTGAGAAAGTGTGGCAAATGAGagagaatgcaataaaaaatgacTATGTATAGCACGagacacacatataaacataactgtatttgataaatatttaaaccatgttgtgtgtatataaatatgaaaaatatatatttacaaagtgCTCAagctctgtatatacatacaaaattgAAAGTGTGTATGTTGGCCAGCCGCCTGACTGCACGTTGTTGTTTATACAAGTTGGGGGAAatcgttatgtacatatgtacatatttatatatattacgaGTACATATGTGTAACCGTCAAGAAAAGACAAATGACTGCTTTGTCTAAGCCAAGTGATACGTTTTAATAAACTTATCTGCG
This genomic interval carries:
- the LOC128922029 gene encoding ABC transporter G family member 5-like, with amino-acid sequence MTENHDKHAASSGDSTEIAISHNNNAQGQSTTVGGDGNNIKPKDKKNDSETTVALADTQHEGEKDKAPHDR